A region of Domibacillus sp. DTU_2020_1001157_1_SI_ALB_TIR_016 DNA encodes the following proteins:
- a CDS encoding LysR family transcriptional regulator: MEWQQIEYFRVVARLQHITNAAEVLSLSQPALSRSMAKLEEELGVPLFERQGRTIKLNQYGQLFLDRADRIMKEFQEVKQEIQDLLDPDFGEISLGFMPTLGTYLIPSLVRSFQAEYPNVKFRFKQNGNDSLLKHLEAGEIDFCLVSSTPDTKQIHWTELWKEELFLIVPADHRLAHYESVTLREIADETFVLLEKGNGIRGITDRLFQEAGINPEITFEGEEVHTIVAFVTAGLGVTLIPDFKGIDWNRVSRIRIRSSNSYRVIGLARVEGRYISPAAKRFYQFIKDYFIN, encoded by the coding sequence ATGGAATGGCAGCAAATTGAATATTTTCGCGTTGTGGCACGCTTGCAGCACATCACCAATGCAGCCGAGGTTTTATCTCTTTCTCAGCCTGCTCTAAGCCGGTCCATGGCGAAGCTTGAAGAGGAACTCGGTGTTCCGTTATTTGAGCGGCAGGGACGTACCATTAAGCTAAATCAGTATGGGCAGCTGTTTCTGGATCGGGCGGACCGGATTATGAAGGAATTTCAAGAGGTAAAGCAGGAGATTCAGGACCTGCTTGACCCGGACTTTGGAGAAATATCATTAGGCTTTATGCCTACCCTGGGCACGTATCTGATTCCAAGCTTAGTCAGGTCTTTTCAGGCGGAATACCCGAATGTTAAATTCCGCTTTAAACAAAATGGAAACGACTCGCTTCTTAAACACCTCGAAGCAGGCGAAATTGATTTTTGTCTCGTATCCTCAACACCGGACACTAAACAAATCCATTGGACCGAATTGTGGAAGGAAGAATTGTTTCTGATCGTTCCGGCTGATCACCGCCTGGCCCATTACGAAAGTGTAACGTTACGGGAGATCGCTGATGAAACATTTGTGCTTTTAGAAAAAGGAAACGGCATTCGGGGAATTACAGACAGATTGTTTCAAGAAGCAGGGATAAATCCCGAAATCACTTTTGAAGGCGAGGAGGTGCACACGATCGTGGCGTTTGTGACAGCTGGACTGGGCGTTACACTTATCCCGGATTTTAAAGGAATCGACTGGAACCGGGTGTCACGCATACGCATACGCTCGTCCAATTCCTATCGGGTCATTGGGCTGGCCCGGGTAGAGGGCAGGTATATTTCACCAGCAGCCAAGCGGTTTTATCAATTTATTAAAGATTATTTTATAAACTAA
- a CDS encoding putrescine aminotransferase, protein MEKTISKKENQQYTEVSEYINKVLSLIEKEAITEEEAQWITKETVDGFREHVNPGFLEYRKTVTVDTQFAAVEWSDEGSCFRDVNGKEYIDCLGGFGIYNVGHRNPKVVKAVQDQLKRQALHSQDLLDPLRAMLAKILADITPGDLKYAFFTNSGTESVEAALKLAKMHSDRTTFISTTRSFHGKSLGSLSGTAKGIFRKPFLPLIPGFRHVPFGDIDMMRKTFETCAMVGEDVAAVILEPIQGEGGIILPPDGYLKQVRELCDEYETLLIFDEVQTGMGRTGKMFAAELYEVEPDILCLAKAFGGGVMPAGAIVANEKTFKSLFDNPFMHTTTFGGNPLACAAAIATINVLIEENLPARAAEIGDYFLAGLKEAAAEHGDKVMEIRGKGLMIGIEFHKDEVGYALSKGMFDEGILVAGTLVNSKTIRIEPPLTIAKEEVDKVVATFKKVLDTL, encoded by the coding sequence ATGGAAAAAACAATTAGCAAAAAAGAAAATCAACAATATACAGAAGTAAGTGAATATATCAATAAAGTGCTCAGCCTGATTGAAAAAGAAGCAATTACTGAAGAAGAAGCCCAGTGGATTACAAAAGAAACGGTCGACGGATTCCGCGAGCACGTCAACCCCGGCTTCCTGGAATACCGCAAGACTGTTACGGTTGACACCCAGTTTGCAGCGGTTGAATGGTCGGATGAAGGCTCCTGCTTCCGTGACGTAAACGGGAAAGAATACATCGACTGCCTGGGCGGGTTCGGCATCTATAATGTCGGGCACCGGAACCCGAAAGTAGTCAAAGCCGTACAGGATCAATTAAAGCGCCAGGCGCTTCACAGCCAGGATCTCCTGGATCCGCTCCGTGCCATGCTGGCCAAGATCCTTGCGGATATTACACCGGGTGATTTGAAGTACGCGTTTTTCACAAACAGCGGAACAGAAAGCGTGGAAGCAGCCCTGAAGCTGGCAAAAATGCACAGCGACCGGACAACGTTTATTTCTACAACCCGTTCATTCCATGGTAAAAGCCTTGGCTCCCTGTCGGGTACAGCCAAAGGGATATTCCGCAAGCCGTTTCTTCCGCTCATCCCGGGCTTCCGCCATGTGCCGTTCGGCGACATTGATATGATGAGAAAAACGTTTGAGACATGCGCAATGGTAGGGGAAGATGTGGCAGCGGTCATCCTGGAGCCGATCCAGGGCGAAGGCGGCATTATCCTTCCGCCGGACGGCTACCTGAAGCAGGTAAGAGAGCTGTGTGATGAGTATGAAACCCTTCTGATTTTTGATGAAGTGCAGACAGGAATGGGCCGTACTGGAAAAATGTTTGCGGCAGAGCTGTACGAAGTGGAGCCGGATATTCTCTGCCTGGCAAAAGCCTTTGGCGGAGGCGTGATGCCGGCAGGAGCGATCGTGGCTAACGAGAAAACATTTAAAAGCCTGTTTGACAATCCGTTTATGCATACAACGACGTTTGGCGGGAACCCGCTGGCGTGTGCAGCCGCTATTGCGACGATTAATGTATTAATTGAAGAAAACCTGCCGGCACGTGCAGCGGAAATCGGGGACTACTTCCTGGCAGGCTTAAAAGAAGCTGCCGCAGAACACGGGGACAAAGTGATGGAAATCCGAGGGAAAGGCCTGATGATCGGAATTGAGTTCCATAAGGATGAAGTCGGCTATGCCCTGTCCAAAGGAATGTTTGATGAAGGAATCCTGGTAGCTGGCACTCTGGTAAACTCGAAAACAATCCGAATTGAGCCGCCATTGACCATCGCAAAAGAAGAAGTAGACAAGGTAGTGGCTACATTCAAAAAAGTTCTTGATACACTGTAA
- the speB gene encoding agmatinase, whose product MKYPLSPEVKPEFCTTGSFVRLPEKKEGAKLAILGMPFDTAASFRVGARFAPQAIRQASMTLFPYHPIHEVYPFEDTNAIDIGDVSVIPHNIHKSYELMEEAVRGLMEKGIIPIGLGGDHSVTLASLRAAAKVHGPVAMIHFDSHTDTWDTYYEEKYWHGSPFIRAHEEGLLDPAKVFQIGIRGTLNHPGDVTESRDLGYNVITTNELQKRGFDSVLKEMREVIGDTPVFLTFDIDFVDPSCAPGTGTLEVGGFNSRETLQMIRSLTGFNYIGFDVVEVLPQYDQSQITALLAATIVHDFASLAALQIKEKNR is encoded by the coding sequence ATGAAATATCCACTATCGCCAGAAGTAAAACCCGAATTTTGTACAACCGGTTCTTTTGTCAGACTTCCTGAAAAAAAAGAAGGCGCGAAGCTTGCTATCCTTGGCATGCCGTTTGACACGGCAGCGTCCTTCCGGGTAGGGGCACGCTTTGCTCCTCAAGCGATTCGCCAGGCGTCGATGACACTATTTCCATATCATCCAATCCATGAAGTATACCCGTTTGAAGATACAAATGCGATTGATATCGGAGATGTATCGGTGATTCCGCACAACATTCACAAGAGCTATGAGCTTATGGAAGAAGCAGTACGAGGACTAATGGAGAAAGGCATAATCCCTATTGGGCTGGGTGGAGACCATTCTGTTACACTTGCCAGTCTGCGTGCAGCCGCAAAAGTGCATGGACCAGTCGCCATGATTCATTTTGATTCTCATACTGATACATGGGACACGTATTATGAAGAAAAGTACTGGCATGGATCTCCTTTTATCCGTGCTCACGAGGAAGGGCTGCTTGACCCTGCAAAGGTATTTCAGATTGGCATTAGAGGAACATTAAATCACCCGGGAGATGTCACTGAAAGCCGTGATTTAGGTTATAACGTAATCACCACAAATGAACTTCAAAAAAGAGGTTTCGATAGTGTCCTGAAAGAGATGAGAGAAGTAATCGGAGATACTCCCGTCTTTTTAACCTTTGACATTGATTTTGTGGACCCATCCTGTGCACCTGGAACGGGAACATTGGAAGTCGGAGGGTTTAACAGCAGAGAAACGCTGCAGATGATCCGCTCACTGACCGGGTTCAACTATATTGGATTTGATGTAGTGGAAGTGCTGCCGCAATATGACCAGTCACAAATCACAGCTCTACTAGCGGCCACTATTGTGCATGACTTTGCGAGCCTGGCTGCGTTACAAATAAAAGAAAAGAATAGATAA
- a CDS encoding succinate dehydrogenase cytochrome b558 subunit: protein MATSKEFFYRRLHSLLGVIPVGVFLIQHLVVNHFATKGPEAFNQASHFMENLPFRYALEVFIIFLPILFHAIYGLYIAFTAKNNVSRYGYFRNWMFTLQRVSGVVTLVFIAWHVWETRIQAFFGTEVNYDMMANILDHPAMLAFYIVGVLSTVFHFANGLWTFGVSWGLTVTPRSQRISTYVTLGIFIVLSLISIRTIFAFV from the coding sequence ATGGCAACAAGCAAGGAATTTTTCTACCGGCGGCTGCATTCATTGTTGGGCGTCATTCCGGTCGGGGTTTTTTTAATTCAGCATTTGGTGGTCAATCATTTTGCGACAAAGGGACCGGAAGCATTTAATCAGGCGTCGCATTTTATGGAAAACCTGCCATTCCGTTATGCACTTGAGGTATTTATTATTTTTCTTCCTATTTTATTTCATGCGATTTACGGATTGTATATTGCTTTTACAGCGAAGAACAATGTAAGCCGGTACGGTTATTTTCGGAACTGGATGTTTACGCTTCAGCGTGTATCAGGCGTTGTTACGCTCGTTTTTATCGCCTGGCATGTATGGGAAACAAGAATTCAAGCTTTCTTTGGGACAGAAGTAAACTACGACATGATGGCCAATATTTTAGATCATCCAGCTATGCTTGCATTCTATATTGTCGGGGTTCTTTCCACAGTCTTTCATTTCGCAAATGGTTTGTGGACATTCGGCGTAAGCTGGGGCTTGACTGTTACCCCTCGTTCTCAAAGAATTTCAACATATGTCACATTGGGTATTTTTATCGTATTATCATTGATTAGCATTCGTACCATTTTCGCTTTTGTTTAA
- a CDS encoding aldehyde dehydrogenase family protein, with protein sequence MEITKTVDLKMYINGEWKNATSGDSRPVINPADGKVIGYVAEGSVNDMKEAIEAARKAFDSGIWSELSAAERANYLFKIADKLEEYQEELTRLEISNNGKPFREADADVMDAAACFRYYAGLITKPDGETYHVPADMQAMVIKEPVGVCGLIVPWNYPLLMGVWKLAPALAAGNTVVFKPSEVTPMTSAKLVEIFEEVGLPKGVCNLVFGAGAVVGNELVENPLVDKISFTGGTVTGKNIMRKAADSVKKVSLELGGKSPNIIFADADFETAVDYALFGIFAGSGQICAAGSRILVEESIYDRFVERFVERAQKIKVGPGHDPQSEMGPLVSSEHLEKVLSYIEVGKQEGARLACGGNRITANGLDQGYFVEPTVFVDVTSDMKIVQEEIFGPVVVIQKFKDEQEAIQLANDSVYGLAGSVFTVDGAKALRVIKKLRAGITWVNTYHFTFNEAPWGGYKQSGIGRGLGTYGLEEYQEVKQVNINLNVEPIGWFEN encoded by the coding sequence ATGGAAATAACCAAAACAGTAGACCTCAAAATGTATATTAACGGGGAGTGGAAAAATGCCACATCAGGGGACAGCAGGCCTGTTATAAACCCAGCAGATGGAAAGGTCATTGGATATGTGGCTGAAGGTTCGGTAAATGATATGAAAGAAGCGATTGAGGCTGCAAGAAAGGCTTTCGACAGTGGAATCTGGTCAGAATTGTCTGCCGCAGAACGTGCAAATTATTTATTTAAAATTGCAGACAAACTAGAAGAATATCAAGAAGAACTTACTCGTTTAGAAATTAGTAATAACGGCAAGCCATTCCGGGAAGCAGATGCAGACGTAATGGATGCAGCCGCTTGCTTTCGGTACTACGCGGGGCTTATCACAAAACCGGATGGAGAAACATACCATGTTCCGGCTGATATGCAGGCGATGGTGATCAAAGAGCCAGTTGGAGTCTGCGGTCTGATTGTTCCATGGAATTATCCATTACTTATGGGTGTTTGGAAACTGGCACCTGCCTTAGCAGCCGGTAATACAGTAGTATTTAAGCCTTCAGAAGTAACACCTATGACTTCTGCAAAACTGGTTGAAATATTTGAAGAAGTGGGGCTGCCAAAAGGCGTATGTAACTTGGTATTTGGAGCAGGAGCCGTTGTAGGGAACGAATTGGTTGAAAATCCTCTGGTAGACAAAATATCTTTTACCGGTGGTACAGTAACAGGCAAAAACATTATGAGAAAAGCGGCAGACAGTGTAAAAAAGGTTTCCTTGGAGCTTGGCGGGAAATCTCCAAACATTATCTTTGCAGATGCAGATTTTGAAACAGCCGTTGATTATGCGCTATTCGGCATTTTTGCTGGAAGCGGACAAATTTGTGCAGCGGGATCCAGAATTTTAGTAGAAGAATCGATTTACGATCGTTTTGTAGAACGATTCGTAGAACGGGCTCAAAAAATCAAAGTAGGACCGGGTCACGATCCACAATCTGAAATGGGGCCGCTTGTCAGCTCGGAGCATTTGGAAAAAGTACTTAGTTACATTGAAGTTGGGAAGCAAGAAGGAGCACGCTTAGCTTGTGGAGGAAACCGAATCACTGCTAACGGACTTGATCAAGGCTATTTTGTAGAGCCTACTGTTTTTGTAGACGTAACTTCAGATATGAAAATTGTTCAAGAAGAAATCTTTGGTCCTGTTGTAGTGATTCAGAAATTCAAGGATGAACAAGAAGCAATCCAGCTGGCAAATGATTCTGTCTACGGACTAGCTGGCAGTGTTTTCACTGTAGACGGGGCAAAAGCGCTGCGTGTCATTAAGAAGCTTCGCGCCGGTATCACCTGGGTTAATACGTACCATTTTACATTTAATGAAGCACCATGGGGCGGCTATAAACAAAGCGGGATTGGAAGAGGCCTTGGAACCTATGGATTAGAAGAATACCAGGAAGTAAAGCAAGTGAACATCAATTTAAATGTAGAGCCTATTGGGTGGTTTGAAAACTAA
- a CDS encoding APC family permease, which translates to MQAGRVELKRSLKLSHLILMGLAYMTPMVVFDTFGIVSEMTNGHVPTAYILALAAMLLTAVSYKKMIQVYPTAGSAYTYTQKSINPHLGFMVGWAALMDYLFLPMVNALIFQIYLSSIFPAVPEWIWIVGFVAVVTLLNLLSVNSTANFNTFLVIFQACIILLFIGMAVKYILNGGGASSAFSVRPFYQEGADMSLLIAGATLLCFSYLGFDAVAMLAEETPNPKKMIPRAIFLTALIGGIMFITASYFIQSVFPDVSAFKDPEASSPEIAASMGGAIFQFLFIAGGIAGTIASGISSHASVARLLYVMGRDRILPEKFFGYVHPKLRTPVLNIILVGGFSLTAVFFSLATATSFISFGALIAFTFVNLSVIAHYVFKKREHMSIKGSFTYIVMPLLGAATVAVLWVNLEQNSLILGISWSFVGFLYLVYLTRMFKKKPGNIEFSEMEELEPATLIENSKTMDV; encoded by the coding sequence ATGCAGGCAGGGAGAGTGGAATTAAAGAGGTCCTTAAAATTATCACATCTTATTTTAATGGGGCTTGCTTATATGACCCCAATGGTGGTGTTTGATACCTTCGGGATTGTCTCTGAGATGACGAATGGGCATGTTCCGACCGCATATATCCTGGCCTTAGCTGCTATGCTTTTAACGGCTGTCAGCTATAAAAAAATGATTCAAGTTTATCCAACAGCAGGATCTGCTTATACGTATACACAAAAATCCATTAATCCACATTTAGGATTTATGGTAGGCTGGGCTGCTCTAATGGATTATTTGTTTTTGCCCATGGTAAATGCGCTTATTTTTCAAATCTATTTGTCATCAATCTTTCCCGCTGTACCGGAATGGATTTGGATAGTGGGGTTTGTGGCGGTTGTAACGCTGCTAAATTTGTTGAGTGTTAACTCGACCGCAAACTTTAATACCTTTCTAGTTATCTTTCAAGCTTGTATTATTCTTTTATTTATCGGGATGGCTGTCAAATACATTTTAAATGGTGGCGGAGCAAGCAGTGCTTTTTCTGTACGGCCGTTTTATCAGGAAGGTGCTGATATGTCCCTTCTTATTGCCGGAGCTACATTGCTGTGTTTTTCCTACTTAGGCTTTGACGCTGTAGCTATGCTCGCTGAAGAAACACCTAATCCGAAAAAAATGATACCGCGTGCTATTTTTCTAACGGCATTAATTGGAGGGATTATGTTTATTACTGCCTCCTATTTTATTCAGTCAGTCTTCCCAGACGTATCAGCTTTTAAAGATCCAGAAGCTTCATCGCCAGAAATTGCAGCTTCAATGGGAGGAGCTATATTTCAATTTTTGTTTATTGCCGGTGGTATAGCAGGAACGATAGCGTCTGGAATTTCTTCTCATGCAAGTGTAGCCCGTCTATTGTATGTTATGGGAAGAGATCGAATACTGCCTGAGAAATTTTTTGGATACGTACATCCTAAGCTGAGAACGCCTGTATTAAACATTATTTTAGTAGGGGGCTTCTCCCTTACGGCTGTTTTCTTCAGCCTGGCTACAGCAACTTCTTTTATTAGTTTTGGTGCATTAATTGCTTTTACCTTCGTAAATCTATCGGTCATTGCTCATTATGTTTTTAAGAAAAGAGAACACATGTCTATTAAAGGTTCTTTTACTTACATCGTTATGCCTTTGTTAGGTGCTGCTACTGTTGCTGTATTATGGGTTAATCTTGAGCAGAACTCTCTTATTCTCGGAATTTCCTGGTCATTTGTTGGTTTTCTGTACCTTGTTTACTTGACGAGAATGTTTAAGAAAAAACCGGGAAATATCGAATTTAGTGAAATGGAAGAACTTGAGCCAGCAACTTTGATTGAAAATAGTAAAACGATGGATGTATAA
- a CDS encoding TetR family transcriptional regulator — protein MAHLNEKYDKILQAAIEVISEKGLDKTTVSDIVKKAGIAQGTFYLYFRSKNALIPAIAENLLTHSLKKIKQEVVGTSDFWEKLEVFISETYHITDEYRDVLVLCYSGLAFDYSLETWEAIYKPYYEWFEEILHNAIEQKEIIGNFNVEWTAKMIINLVENTAERFYIAKDQNMGLEETKKELFEFLKRSLLLKS, from the coding sequence ATGGCTCATCTAAATGAAAAGTACGATAAAATTTTGCAGGCTGCGATAGAAGTCATTTCCGAAAAGGGCCTAGACAAAACAACAGTCTCCGATATTGTCAAAAAGGCGGGCATTGCACAAGGTACCTTTTATCTTTATTTCCGTTCTAAAAATGCGCTTATTCCAGCAATTGCTGAAAACCTGCTGACTCATTCGCTTAAAAAAATAAAGCAGGAAGTAGTTGGTACATCTGACTTTTGGGAGAAGTTAGAGGTTTTTATTAGTGAAACATACCATATTACAGATGAATATAGAGATGTGCTGGTACTATGTTATTCCGGCCTTGCATTTGATTACTCATTAGAAACATGGGAAGCTATTTATAAACCGTATTATGAATGGTTTGAAGAAATTTTACATAATGCTATTGAACAAAAAGAAATTATAGGTAACTTTAATGTAGAGTGGACAGCGAAGATGATTATTAACCTGGTAGAGAATACTGCAGAGCGTTTCTATATAGCAAAGGATCAAAATATGGGATTAGAAGAAACGAAAAAAGAGCTTTTCGAATTCCTCAAAAGATCTTTACTGTTAAAAAGCTAG
- a CDS encoding putrescine aminotransferase, with the protein MQKTLNKDQKYTQVSEYIHKVLSLIEKEAITEEDAQWITKETVDGFREHVNPGFLEYRKTVTVDTQFAAVEWSDEGSCFRDVNGKEYIDCLGGFGIYNVGHRNPKVVKAVQDQLKRQALHSQDLLDPLRAMLGKILADITPGDLKYAFFTNSGTESVEAALKLAKMHSDRTTFISTTRSFHGKSLGSLSGTAKGVFRKPFLPLIPGFRHVLFGDIDMMRKTFETCAMVGEDVAAVILEPIQGEGGIILPPDGYLKQVRELCDEYGTLLIFDEVQTGMGRTGKMFAAELYEVEPDILCLAKAFGGGVMPAGAIVANEKTFKSLFDNPFMHTTTFGGNPLACAAAIATINVLIEENLPARAAEIGDYFLAGLKEAAAGHEDKVMEIRGKGLMIGIEFHKDEVGYALSKGMFDEGILVAGTLVNSKTIRIEPPLTITKEEVDRVVATFKKVLDGLQTGG; encoded by the coding sequence ATGCAAAAAACATTAAACAAAGATCAAAAGTATACGCAAGTAAGTGAATATATCCATAAGGTGCTCAGTCTAATTGAAAAAGAAGCCATTACTGAAGAAGACGCCCAGTGGATTACCAAAGAAACGGTCGACGGATTTCGCGAGCACGTCAACCCCGGCTTCCTGGAGTACCGGAAGACCGTTACGGTTGACACCCAGTTCGCAGCGGTTGAATGGTCGGATGAAGGCTCCTGCTTCCGGGATGTAAACGGGAAAGAATATATCGACTGCCTGGGCGGGTTTGGGATTTACAACGTCGGTCACCGGAATCCGAAAGTGGTCAAAGCGGTACAGGACCAATTAAAGCGCCAGGCGCTTCACAGCCAGGATCTCCTGGATCCGCTCCGTGCCATGCTGGGCAAGATCCTTGCGGATATTACACCGGGTGATTTGAAGTACGCATTTTTCACAAACAGCGGAACAGAAAGCGTGGAAGCAGCCTTGAAGCTGGCAAAAATGCACAGTGACCGGACAACATTTATTTCCACAACCCGCTCGTTCCATGGGAAAAGCCTCGGCTCCCTGTCCGGAACGGCCAAAGGCGTATTCCGCAAGCCATTTCTTCCGCTCATTCCGGGCTTCCGCCATGTCCTGTTTGGCGACATTGACATGATGAGAAAAACGTTTGAAACATGTGCGATGGTAGGGGAAGATGTGGCAGCGGTGATCCTGGAGCCGATCCAGGGAGAAGGCGGCATCATCCTTCCGCCGGACGGCTACCTGAAGCAGGTAAGAGAGCTGTGTGATGAATACGGAACTCTCCTGATTTTTGATGAAGTGCAGACAGGGATGGGCCGTACTGGAAAAATGTTTGCGGCAGAGCTGTACGAAGTGGAGCCGGATATTCTCTGCCTGGCAAAAGCCTTTGGCGGAGGCGTGATGCCGGCAGGAGCGATCGTGGCTAACGAGAAAACATTTAAAAGCCTGTTTGACAATCCGTTTATGCATACAACGACGTTTGGCGGGAACCCGCTGGCGTGTGCAGCCGCTATTGCGACGATTAATGTATTAATTGAAGAAAACCTGCCGGCACGTGCAGCGGAAATCGGGGACTACTTCCTGGCAGGCTTAAAAGAAGCCGCTGCAGGCCATGAGGATAAAGTGATGGAAATCCGCGGGAAAGGCCTGATGATCGGGATTGAGTTCCATAAGGATGAAGTCGGTTATGCTCTATCCAAGGGAATGTTTGATGAAGGAATCCTCGTAGCCGGCACCCTGGTGAACTCGAAGACGATCCGGATTGAGCCGCCGTTGACCATTACAAAAGAAGAAGTAGACAGGGTAGTGGCTACATTCAAGAAAGTCCTTGATGGGTTACAAACAGGTGGATAA
- a CDS encoding Glu/Leu/Phe/Val family dehydrogenase, with protein MNVMDSPAKETDTSNPLEEFQETLKEAISFLNYPDEVFSFLKNPMRFLEVNIPVQMDNGKIQVFKGYRAQHNDATGPTKGGIRFHPDVTPEEVKALAGWMSIKCGVTNLPYGGAKGGIICDPRLMSMNELQRLSRGYVRAISQIVGPTKDIPAPDMYTNSQIMAWMLDEYDHIREFDSPGFITGKPLVLGGSEGRETATSKGVLYNLQMISELKKLPLEGMRVIIQGFGNVGSYLAEYLYHLGIKVVGVSDALGALYDPDGLDIPRLMETRDSFGVVSQYSGKPITNQELFQKECDVLIPAAIGGVITKENAEQLKCKIIIEAANGPTTKEAIKILNKRGIFIVPDILANSGGVVVSYFEWCQNNQGYYWSDKLIDQRLQEKMEESFHEVLQIAEAYGVDMKVAAYIKGVKKIAEASRLRGWINF; from the coding sequence ATGAACGTTATGGATTCTCCGGCAAAGGAAACAGATACTTCCAATCCTTTAGAAGAATTTCAAGAAACATTAAAAGAGGCGATTAGTTTTCTGAACTATCCGGATGAGGTATTTTCTTTTTTAAAGAACCCTATGAGGTTTTTGGAAGTAAATATTCCTGTCCAAATGGATAATGGGAAAATTCAAGTTTTTAAAGGGTATCGTGCACAGCATAATGATGCAACCGGGCCTACAAAAGGCGGAATAAGATTTCATCCGGATGTTACTCCTGAAGAAGTAAAAGCGCTAGCAGGATGGATGAGTATAAAATGTGGTGTCACCAATCTTCCTTACGGAGGCGCAAAAGGTGGAATCATATGTGATCCAAGGCTGATGAGCATGAATGAACTGCAAAGGTTGAGCAGAGGGTATGTCCGTGCAATCAGCCAGATTGTAGGCCCTACAAAAGACATTCCAGCACCAGATATGTATACCAACTCTCAAATCATGGCCTGGATGTTAGATGAGTATGACCATATACGTGAATTTGATTCACCAGGATTTATTACAGGGAAACCTCTCGTTTTAGGAGGCTCTGAAGGAAGAGAAACAGCTACTTCAAAAGGTGTATTATATAATCTTCAAATGATAAGCGAATTAAAAAAACTTCCTTTGGAAGGAATGAGAGTAATCATTCAAGGGTTTGGAAACGTAGGAAGCTACCTGGCTGAATATTTATATCACTTGGGAATAAAAGTGGTAGGAGTTTCAGATGCTTTAGGAGCGCTTTATGATCCTGATGGTTTAGATATTCCAAGGCTCATGGAAACAAGAGACTCTTTTGGTGTTGTATCGCAGTATTCAGGAAAACCGATAACAAATCAAGAGCTTTTTCAAAAAGAATGCGATGTGCTGATTCCAGCTGCTATTGGAGGTGTTATTACAAAGGAGAATGCTGAACAACTTAAATGTAAAATTATTATTGAAGCGGCTAATGGTCCAACAACCAAAGAAGCGATAAAAATCTTGAATAAACGAGGTATTTTTATCGTGCCGGATATATTAGCGAATTCTGGCGGTGTGGTCGTTTCTTACTTTGAATGGTGCCAGAATAATCAAGGCTATTACTGGTCGGATAAACTGATCGATCAGCGATTGCAGGAGAAAATGGAAGAGAGCTTTCACGAAGTACTCCAGATTGCAGAAGCATATGGTGTAGATATGAAAGTAGCGGCGTATATAAAAGGTGTGAAAAAAATAGCAGAAGCATCACGACTTCGAGGCTGGATTAACTTTTAA